A segment of the Deltaproteobacteria bacterium genome:
GGTCGTAGCCTAAAACTTCTCTTAGAAGTTCTTCGGTATGTTCTCCCAATAAGGGTGGAGGAATCTGGTATTGAACGGGAGTTTGGGAGAGTTTCATAGGAGATCCGACGACTTTGTACTTGCCAGTCACCGGATGTTCCATTTCCACCACCATCTGCCGTGCCAGAATTTGCGGGTCTGCGAATACCCGGTCGATGGTGTTGATGGGACCGCAGGGGATCTCAGCCGCAGCAAGGAGCTTGAGCCATTCCTCAGAGTTTTTTTCGAGGAAAATTTTCTGAAGAAAAGAAACCAATTCTTTCCGGTTGGCCACGCGTTGCGGATTGGTCGCATATCGGGGGTCGTCCATTAAATATTCAAGCTGGGCCAGTTTACAGAATTTTCGCCACTGGTTATCATTGCCGACACCCAGAGCGATGTAAATCCCGTCTTTGGCCTGAAAGGTTTCATAGGGAACGATGTTGGGATGGGCATTACCGGACCGCCAGGGAACCTTACCGGAAATCAGGTAGTTGCTGGCCTGGTTGGCCAGCCAGGCGACCTGGGAATCCAAGAGAGCAATGTCAATGCGTTGGCCGGTTCCGGTTTTTTCCCGATAATGTAGAGCGGCAAGAATAGCGGAACAGGCAAATAAACCAGCGGTGATGTCCACGATGGCTACGCCCACTTTCATCGGCGGGCCGTCAGCCTCGCCGATGATAGACATCAGGCCGCCCTGCGCCTGAATGATGAAATCGAAACCAGGGAGGTCCCGGTAAGGGCCGTCCTGCCCATATCCAGTGACGGAAGCATAAATGATTTTAGGGTTAATGGCTTTGATGTTTTCGTAACCCAGGTTCATCTCGGCGAGGCTACCCGGCAGGAAGTTTTCCAGCAGGACATCACTCCTTTGAGCTAAGCGATGAATAATTGCTTGTCCTTCTTTTTTTTTCAGGTCGACGGTGATGCTTTTCTTATTGCGGTTGGTGCAGAGGTAATAAGCGCTTTGATCGCCAGCCCACGGTGGACCCCAGTGCCGGGTTTCATCCCCTACCCCCGGCCGTTCTACCCGGATGATCTCGGCTCCCAGGTCGCCGAGCATCATGCTGCAGTAGGGCATGGCCAAGACGCGGGACAGGTCTAAGACTTTGATATCTTCTAAAGCTTGCGGCATAAGACCCTTGTTTCCATTGCCTGGACGCCGAAAAAAAGCTGGAGGGGATTTGCCAACCCCCTCCAGTTCCGGCCACTCGCGCCTTAAATTTAATAGGACGCAGATTTGCGCAGATAACCGCAGATACAAAAAAGACGCTATGCGCATAGCGCTAAGCGCTAAGCGACTTTCTGTGTACATCCGTGTCCAAAAAGGAAATTCCTATACAATTAAGTTAAATTTTTTATCGGTTGATGTTCGAGTATTTCCCCTTGATTCTTTCCGCCCGGACTTCCTCCGGGTTGGGAGCACCTTTGATTTCTTTTAACGATTGGCCTTGCGAAATCCCAATTGATCTAAGGCGATGATGGTCTTCTGGATGTTGGCCGTTCCTTCGACAATGGCAATGGATTTAGCGTCCCGGTAATAACGGGCTACAGGATACTCCGTGGAGTATCCATAAGCACTGAGAATCCTCATGGCAAAGTCTGCGGCTTTCCCGGCCACTTCGCCGGCAAAATATTTGGCCATGGAAGTTTCCAGCACATTGTTCAAAGACCCCTCATCTTTCTGGACAGCCGCGCGGTAAACTAGAAAACGGGCAGCTTCCAGTTCCGTGGCCATGATGGCTATCATATCTTGATTCATTTGAAACTGACCAATCTGTTGCCCGAATTGCACGCGCTCATTACAATACTTGACCGACGCGTCGAGGCAGGCCTGGGCAATCCCTAACCCTCCGGCGGCACAGGAAAGGCGGGTCTGGTTCAGGGACCCGAAGACATGCTTTACGCCATCCCCCAGGGAGCCCAGCAAGGCATCCTTAGGAAGTTTGACGTCCTCGAGGAAAATTTCTCCTGTAGGCGCGGAGTGCAGACCCAGCTTATCCAAAGGGCGAGTGGTGATCCCGGGAAGGTGCATGTCCAACAAAAATGTAGAGAGTCCTTTGCTCTTGGCCGCTGGGTCATGGTAAGCATAAAGGATACAGAGATCGGCCACTTGGGCGTTGGAAATCCAGGTCTTCGCTCCATTGATCAAAAAATAATCTCCCTTAGGGATTGCCGTGGTCTTCAGGGACATGACATCCGAGCCGGCGTTGGGTTCGGTGATGCCGAAGCAGCTGATCTGTTCTGTGGAGACCAAGGGGGGAATATATTTTTTCTTTTGCTCTTCCGTGCCATACCGCAGGATGGAAAAGGCCGGGCCAAAGGTCTGCATATTAAAAGTAACCCGCAAAGAAGCGCTGGCCCGGGCGATCTCTTCCGTAATGATCGTCCCGGCCAAAAAACCCATTCCATTTCCTCCGTATTCTTCGGGAATAATGGTCCCGTAAAAACCCAAGTCAGCCATTTTCTTGATAACCTCTCGGGGGAAATAATGTTCCGAGTCCCATTTGTCCGCAAAGGGAGCGATTTCCTTTTCGGCAAAGTCCCGGGCCGTCTCCCGAATGGCTTGTAATTCTTCACTCAATTTGAAATCCATTTTCCCTTTCCTCCTTATGAGCCAATCGCTCAAAGCTAACGGCTGGCGGCTCATAGCGGATAGCTGAGAGCTAAGAACGATGAGCTAATTCCTTTGAACCAACTTGCTATTTTATTCGATAATCATCATGACCATATCGGTTTCACAAGTCTGGCCGACGGAGACCCGAATTTCCTTCACCACACCGGATATCGGGGCCACGATGGGCATCTCCATTTTCATGGCCTCCATAACGGCCACCTCGTCATCTTCTTGCACCCGGTCGCCTACTTTCACCTTAATGTCTACGATCTTTCCCACCATAGGGGCTGTTACATTTTGAGCCATAAAAAAGTCTCCTTTCTTTTTACTCCTCATTATTTTTTCGAGAATGTCTTTCAGTTAACATTCTACCCAAAAACCGCTATTGCCAGCAAAGAAATCTTAGGCTTTGCTTCTGCCCCTCAAAACTTCATGATTTCTTGCTGGCAAGAACAGGTTTTTAAGCCGCAAGACGAAAGAACTATTCACCTATACCCCATGGGTATTATTTTGTCAACCTCTATGAGAGGCGCAAGGCGCAAGGTGTAAGGCAATAGGCGATAGGCTATTGGCAAGAGGGAAAAGGTAGTACCCATAGCCTATCGCTTTAATTCTTAGCAGTTTCTTTTTTATTGACTTTTGACCTATGGGCTATCTATAGTTGATCGAGCAGGGCTTAGGAGATTTGACTTCAATTGTAGATCAAACCCAATTCGAGACGAATTGCATCGGCAATGTTGTTTAAACTTAATTTCTTGCCAAGGGGGGCCAAAACCTTAAACTTATGGTTGGCCCGTTTTATTCCCCACTCCTTTCTCTTTGTCATCCTATTTACCTTTATTGCCTATTTGATGGGGATCTTCGGCGCCTATAAGGGTCCCTTTGACATGGTTAAGTTCTGGGTCAATGGATTTTGGAACTTCCTTGCCTTTGCTATGCAAATGGCCCTGATGGTGTTAACGGGTTTTAGCGTAGCCAGC
Coding sequences within it:
- a CDS encoding CaiB/BaiF CoA-transferase family protein; translated protein: MPQALEDIKVLDLSRVLAMPYCSMMLGDLGAEIIRVERPGVGDETRHWGPPWAGDQSAYYLCTNRNKKSITVDLKKKEGQAIIHRLAQRSDVLLENFLPGSLAEMNLGYENIKAINPKIIYASVTGYGQDGPYRDLPGFDFIIQAQGGLMSIIGEADGPPMKVGVAIVDITAGLFACSAILAALHYREKTGTGQRIDIALLDSQVAWLANQASNYLISGKVPWRSGNAHPNIVPYETFQAKDGIYIALGVGNDNQWRKFCKLAQLEYLMDDPRYATNPQRVANRKELVSFLQKIFLEKNSEEWLKLLAAAEIPCGPINTIDRVFADPQILARQMVVEMEHPVTGKYKVVGSPMKLSQTPVQYQIPPPLLGEHTEELLREVLGYDQVRIDRLKEEKVI
- a CDS encoding acyl-CoA dehydrogenase family protein, which codes for MDFKLSEELQAIRETARDFAEKEIAPFADKWDSEHYFPREVIKKMADLGFYGTIIPEEYGGNGMGFLAGTIITEEIARASASLRVTFNMQTFGPAFSILRYGTEEQKKKYIPPLVSTEQISCFGITEPNAGSDVMSLKTTAIPKGDYFLINGAKTWISNAQVADLCILYAYHDPAAKSKGLSTFLLDMHLPGITTRPLDKLGLHSAPTGEIFLEDVKLPKDALLGSLGDGVKHVFGSLNQTRLSCAAGGLGIAQACLDASVKYCNERVQFGQQIGQFQMNQDMIAIMATELEAARFLVYRAAVQKDEGSLNNVLETSMAKYFAGEVAGKAADFAMRILSAYGYSTEYPVARYYRDAKSIAIVEGTANIQKTIIALDQLGFRKANR
- a CDS encoding biotin/lipoyl-containing protein, which produces MAQNVTAPMVGKIVDIKVKVGDRVQEDDEVAVMEAMKMEMPIVAPISGVVKEIRVSVGQTCETDMVMMIIE